One window of Merismopedia glauca CCAP 1448/3 genomic DNA carries:
- a CDS encoding ribbon-helix-helix domain-containing protein — MVTETNTSLKPKRITITLPSEIYEGLATWAEDETRPLSNLLTAIATKALKERTNQPRK, encoded by the coding sequence ATGGTAACTGAAACAAATACAAGCCTAAAGCCTAAAAGAATCACCATTACTCTACCCAGTGAAATTTATGAAGGGCTGGCAACATGGGCTGAGGATGAAACTAGACCCCTCTCTAATCTCTTGACGGCGATCGCGACTAAAGCACTCAAGGAACGGACAAACCAGCCAAGAAAATAG
- a CDS encoding effector-associated domain EAD1-containing protein — protein MELSGDKFEQLRIALQRAYPSRPKLQLLLREELNVRLDEIVGNGNLENTVAELLGWAEESEERIPKLVSAAIKRNPGNSHLRAFVESFGMIPVEARATPIISSGSEFEWRGPTDDLELQSFLRPQPQLWDMAFLKHGVDRAAGVCRIEIEARQAIGTGVLVKQDLLLTNYHVYEAAGLDASRLRLAFGSMTGMEENERIFQLADHPVVHYSPTNKFDYVLFRVEPRIWQADAIRPVSYVQTSPPKGSSVHVVQHPDGDAMKVAFGTNGVTGVYEEEGLIQYVSQTSNGSSGSPCFNDLWQLVALHHAQRATTFRVVCEGILFSKIYPQIAAALS, from the coding sequence ATGGAACTTTCAGGCGATAAGTTTGAACAATTGCGGATTGCCTTGCAGCGAGCCTACCCTAGCAGACCCAAGTTGCAGTTATTGTTGCGTGAGGAATTGAATGTCAGATTGGACGAGATAGTAGGAAACGGTAACTTAGAGAATACCGTTGCAGAATTGCTCGGGTGGGCTGAGGAGTCTGAAGAAAGAATACCGAAGCTAGTAAGTGCTGCTATCAAGAGAAATCCAGGTAATTCCCATCTGCGTGCGTTTGTTGAGTCTTTTGGGATGATCCCTGTTGAGGCAAGGGCTACTCCCATTATTTCTTCTGGATCGGAGTTTGAATGGCGAGGTCCAACTGACGATCTCGAACTTCAGAGCTTTTTGCGTCCACAGCCCCAATTGTGGGATATGGCATTTCTCAAGCATGGAGTGGATCGAGCGGCTGGCGTGTGTCGGATTGAAATTGAGGCAAGGCAAGCGATCGGGACTGGGGTTTTGGTTAAGCAAGATTTACTCCTGACTAACTACCATGTTTATGAAGCGGCAGGACTAGATGCTTCGCGACTGCGTTTAGCATTTGGGTCTATGACTGGGATGGAAGAAAACGAACGGATATTTCAGCTAGCGGATCATCCAGTTGTTCATTACAGCCCCACCAATAAGTTTGATTATGTGTTGTTCCGCGTAGAACCCAGAATTTGGCAGGCTGATGCTATTCGTCCTGTCAGCTATGTCCAAACCTCTCCACCCAAGGGAAGCAGCGTTCACGTTGTCCAACATCCTGATGGTGATGCGATGAAGGTAGCGTTTGGCACGAATGGGGTTACAGGTGTATATGAGGAGGAAGGGCTAATTCAGTACGTTAGTCAAACATCAAATGGGTCTAGCGGCTCTCCCTGTTTTAACGATCTATGGCAATTGGTTGCCTTACATCATGCCCAGCGTGCCACCACCTTTAGGGTTGTGTGCGAGGGCATTCTGTTTAGCAAAATCTATCCGCAAATTGCGGCGGCTCTATCTTAG
- a CDS encoding TrbI/VirB10 family protein: protein MNTDLAEITEADLDLAVGGVSRQESDDLPLLTSESSQPLLDDSELFDQKKANQLQGNRPLVQLAVVLGIVGAVSAIALFFFLGFSAKVAHQPKDEPKEVTASPPVEDEASKYKSRAAFADQKLKIEPNSSPAPVASPLIPDSAPRVSRVKNTSTPTPTPTPTPTFIPSPAPPPSLPPRTYTPSTPPLPARRTRVDTPPPPSQIRRYTPSPLPPRTYTPSVPPPPRAYIPPPSPHPRIVPSPPQPDPSPIRSYTPSPSPYIASTPTQPVPSPVDPHQAWLAAAETGSYGTGEVGSVNTEVVASTPTQAVSTDVSYLSSNQNVVEGEPQILVGTRAHGILETPVAWVGQNPNPQPKFVIRLSESISYSNGARAIPEGSYLIVKIDSSNQAGFLNLSATEVLIPQSDGGTIAKSLSPGAVIVLGGRGNLLEAKAVKRDRLGGNLKMALLSGIGQSTELINRPDTQVSTNNGYYSSTTTSNPQPNLLAGFATGVAQNLVDQEMSRLQQQVDNSRNNEPVFIIEKGAEVQIFVNSSFPLDITSP, encoded by the coding sequence ATGAATACAGATCTAGCAGAAATAACAGAAGCCGATCTCGATCTGGCTGTGGGTGGGGTTAGTCGCCAGGAATCCGACGATTTGCCCTTATTAACCTCAGAGTCTTCTCAACCATTGCTTGACGATTCTGAGCTTTTTGACCAGAAAAAAGCCAATCAACTCCAAGGTAACCGTCCTTTGGTGCAGCTTGCAGTGGTCTTAGGCATTGTTGGTGCGGTTTCGGCGATCGCTCTCTTCTTCTTTCTGGGATTTTCGGCTAAAGTAGCTCATCAGCCGAAAGATGAGCCAAAGGAGGTCACGGCTTCGCCTCCAGTGGAGGATGAAGCCAGTAAATACAAATCTAGAGCCGCTTTTGCCGATCAGAAGTTGAAGATCGAGCCTAATAGTTCTCCTGCGCCTGTAGCCAGTCCTTTGATTCCAGATAGCGCGCCGCGGGTTAGTCGGGTCAAAAATACTTCAACACCTACGCCTACGCCTACTCCTACTCCTACTTTTATTCCTTCGCCTGCGCCACCACCATCACTACCCCCTAGAACTTATACTCCATCTACCCCACCGCTACCCGCAAGGCGAACCAGAGTTGACACTCCACCTCCACCATCACAGATTCGTCGTTATACTCCATCCCCACTACCCCCTAGAACTTATACTCCATCTGTGCCACCACCCCCTAGAGCTTACATTCCACCACCATCTCCTCATCCCAGGATTGTTCCTTCTCCTCCACAACCAGATCCTAGTCCAATTCGTAGTTACACTCCATCACCATCACCCTATATTGCTTCAACACCTACACAACCTGTTCCATCTCCTGTCGATCCTCATCAAGCTTGGCTGGCGGCGGCAGAAACTGGTTCCTATGGGACTGGAGAGGTGGGATCTGTCAATACTGAGGTTGTAGCATCGACACCTACACAAGCTGTTTCTACAGATGTTAGTTATCTTTCAAGTAATCAGAATGTAGTAGAAGGAGAGCCGCAGATATTAGTGGGAACCCGCGCTCATGGGATTTTGGAGACTCCAGTGGCTTGGGTCGGTCAAAATCCTAATCCTCAGCCAAAATTTGTCATTAGGTTATCTGAGTCGATTAGCTACAGTAATGGAGCTAGAGCTATTCCTGAAGGCAGTTATTTAATTGTCAAGATTGATAGCAGCAATCAAGCCGGATTTTTAAATCTCAGCGCCACTGAGGTCTTAATTCCTCAATCAGATGGTGGAACTATTGCTAAATCTTTGTCTCCAGGAGCGGTTATTGTCCTTGGTGGTCGAGGGAATCTTTTGGAGGCTAAGGCGGTGAAACGCGATCGCCTTGGGGGTAATTTGAAGATGGCGTTGCTCTCAGGAATTGGGCAATCTACCGAATTGATTAATCGACCAGATACTCAAGTTTCTACCAATAACGGGTACTATAGTTCTACTACCACTAGTAATCCTCAGCCTAATTTGCTGGCAGGGTTTGCCACAGGTGTAGCTCAGAATTTAGTTGACCAAGAGATGAGTCGATTACAGCAGCAAGTTGATAATAGTAGAAATAATGAGCCTGTTTTTATCATTGAGAAGGGGGCTGAGGTTCAGATTTTTGTTAATAGTAGTTTTCCATTAGATATTACATCTCCTTAA
- a CDS encoding VMAP-C domain-containing protein, with protein sequence MELSGAEVKQLRLALKDSFKEGDLKQFLREDLNLRWHQDIEGGTYDAKIASLIETVESRGIKIFQKLVIGIARERSKNSKIKEFVEIKIADLIEHNIGSLSKKALVDIINILERTNNFNDIWMIGKNILSSKVGDCYSQEVKSLANSNLSNWFKCFILLKLFLEAYPGSSDYPNILALVQNLLQKSALSNEIKRELREWLQEVNPNFTSQATLSSSTNESQQPTGGELKAHLMITVNSEQSKYRVIASLLCIAPTGNSKEIPVNLNPQSNERGISCTKRQLPKKLAEFIQKCLSDSLSYSDNLLGCNYYKLIIELFLPIELLCEPIDRENIFGGNIHFAAKYPLVIRSYDRLSKAVIEGKDLWNEFVRSSAQFPHLLEVNSQPKWQNIILPLTDLNSVSLMSFKEKLKKSIGIRSNCPVPACPKQKYRLLLEILDSGIPIVFWSRSGEPSFAARKTGINRFLQVDLLCDRYRFIEEVRGARARALDYRGQTQERWLRHLTLLWDDPKLMPPMDLLQVGGKTSS encoded by the coding sequence ATGGAATTAAGTGGTGCAGAAGTTAAACAACTTCGATTAGCATTAAAAGATTCATTTAAAGAAGGCGATCTAAAGCAGTTCTTGCGTGAAGATCTGAATTTGCGTTGGCATCAAGATATAGAAGGAGGAACATACGATGCCAAAATTGCGAGTTTAATTGAAACTGTTGAAAGTAGAGGAATTAAAATATTTCAAAAATTAGTTATTGGTATTGCTAGGGAAAGATCTAAAAACTCAAAAATCAAAGAATTTGTTGAAATCAAAATTGCTGACTTGATCGAACATAATATTGGTAGTTTATCGAAGAAGGCATTAGTTGACATCATCAATATTCTTGAGCGAACTAATAACTTTAATGATATTTGGATGATTGGTAAAAATATTTTGTCTAGTAAAGTTGGAGATTGTTATTCACAGGAAGTTAAAAGCTTAGCCAATTCTAATTTATCAAATTGGTTTAAGTGTTTTATCCTCCTCAAGCTTTTTTTAGAAGCTTATCCGGGTTCATCCGATTACCCTAATATTTTGGCTCTTGTCCAGAATCTTCTCCAAAAATCAGCTTTAAGTAATGAGATTAAGCGAGAGTTAAGGGAATGGCTTCAAGAAGTCAATCCTAATTTTACATCTCAGGCTACTCTCTCATCTAGTACTAATGAATCTCAACAACCAACTGGTGGGGAATTAAAAGCCCATTTAATGATTACGGTCAATTCTGAACAGTCTAAATATCGGGTCATTGCTAGTCTACTTTGTATTGCCCCAACAGGAAATAGTAAAGAAATCCCAGTCAACTTGAATCCACAGTCTAATGAGCGAGGTATATCGTGTACCAAACGTCAGCTACCTAAGAAACTAGCAGAGTTCATTCAAAAATGTCTATCAGATAGCCTGAGCTATTCGGACAACTTACTAGGATGTAATTACTATAAGCTAATTATCGAACTATTTTTACCTATTGAGCTACTTTGCGAGCCTATTGACCGCGAAAATATTTTTGGTGGTAATATTCATTTTGCAGCTAAATATCCTTTAGTAATTCGTTCCTACGATCGGCTTAGTAAAGCTGTAATTGAAGGAAAAGATCTTTGGAATGAGTTTGTCAGATCCTCAGCCCAATTTCCGCACTTATTAGAAGTAAATTCCCAACCAAAATGGCAAAACATAATCTTACCTTTAACCGATCTAAATAGTGTTAGTTTGATGTCGTTTAAGGAAAAGCTTAAGAAGAGTATAGGCATTAGAAGTAATTGTCCAGTGCCTGCTTGCCCCAAACAGAAGTATAGGTTACTGCTGGAAATATTGGACTCTGGTATTCCAATCGTGTTTTGGTCTAGATCTGGCGAACCATCCTTCGCCGCTCGCAAAACTGGGATAAATCGGTTTTTACAAGTCGATCTGTTGTGCGATCGCTATAGATTCATAGAAGAAGTAAGAGGGGCGCGTGCGCGTGCGCTTGACTATCGAGGGCAAACACAGGAACGATGGCTGAGACATCTCACTTTGCTGTGGGACGATCCGAAACTGATGCCGCCAATGGATTTATTGCAAGTAGGAGGAAAAACTTCATCATGA